A stretch of the Muntiacus reevesi chromosome 8, mMunRee1.1, whole genome shotgun sequence genome encodes the following:
- the CHRD gene encoding chordin isoform X4, whose translation MPSLPAPPAPLLLLGLLLLGSRPARGAGPEHPALPIRPEKEPLPIRGAAGCSFGGKVYALDETWHPDLGEPFGVMRCVLCACEVPQWGRRARGAGRVSCKNIKPECPTLACGQPRQLPGHCCQTCPQEHSSPEKQPTGLAFEYPRDPEHRSYSDRGEPGAEDRGRGDGHTDFVALLTGPRSQAVARARVSLQRSSLRFSISYRRLDRPTRIRFSDSTGSILFEHPAAPTQDGLVCGVWRAVPRLSLRLLRAEQLYVALVTPSHPSGEVWGPLIRHRALAAETFSAILTVEGPPQLGIGGIALLTLSDTEDSLHFLLLFRGLLESRSGGPAQVPLRLRILHQGKLLRELQANASAQETGFAEVLPNLTAQEMDWLVLGELKMALERASGPGLRISGHIAARQSCDVLQSVLCGADALTPVQTGAAGSASLTLLGNGSLIYQVQVVGTDSEVVAMTLETKPQRRNQHTVLCHMVGLQPGGHRAVGICPGLGARGAHMLLQNELFLNVGTKDFPDGELRGHVAALPYSGHSARHDTLPVPLAGALVLPPVQSQAAGHAWLSLDTHCHLHYEVLLAGLGGSEQGTITAHLLGPPGMPGPRRLLKGFYGPEAQGVVKDLEPELLRHLAQGSASLLITTKGSPQGELRGQVHIANQCEVGGLRLAAAGDKEVQAPGALEAVAAMVAPLPAVPGPDTPAPAKPGGPGRLRDPNTCFFEGQQRPHGSRWAPNYDPLCSLCTCQRRTVICDPVVCPPPSCPSPVQAPDQCCPVCPEKQDVKDLPGLPRNRDPGEGCYFDGDRSWRAAGTRWHPVVPPFGLIKCAVCTCKGDTGEVHCEKVQCPRLACAQPVRANPTDCCKQCPVGSGAHPQLGDPMQADGPRGCRFAGQWFPESQSWHPSVPPFGEMSCITCRCGAGVPHCERDDCSPPLSCGPGKESRCCSHCTPRRRSSETRTVPELGKEDEGS comes from the exons ATGCCGAGCCTCCCGGCCCCGCCGGCCCCGCTGCTGCTCCTCGGGCTGCTGCTGCTCGGCTCCCGGCCGGCCCGCGGCGCCGGCCCCGAGCACCCCGCGCTGCCTATCCGGCCCGAGAAGGAGCCGCTGCCCATTCGGGGAGCAGCAG GCTGCTCCTTCGGCGGGAAGGTCTATGCCTTGGACGAGACGTGGCACCCGGACCTGGGGGAGCCCTTCGGGGTGATGCGCTGCGTGCTGTGCGCCTGCGAGGTG CCTCAATGGGGTCGCCGCGCAAGGGGCGCAGGTAGGGTCAGCTGCAAGAATATCAAACCCGAGTGCCCAACCCTGGCCTGTGGGCAGCCGCGCCAGCTGCCTGGACACTGCTGCCAGACCTGCCCCCAGG AGCACAGCAGTCCGGAAAAGCAGCCGACGGGCCTGGCCTTCGAGTATCCACGCGACCCAGAGCACCGAAGCTACAGCGACCGCGGGGAGCCAGGAGCTGAGGATCGGGGGCGTGGAGACGGCCACACGG ACTTCGTGGCGCTGCTGACAGGGCCAAGGTCGCAAGCGGTGGCACGGGCTCGAGTGTCGCTGCAGCGCTCCAGTCTGCGGTTCTCCATCTCCTACCGGCg GCTGGACCGCCCTACCCGAATCCGCTTCTCTGACTCCACTGGCAGCATCCTGTTTGAACACCCTGCAGCCCCCACCCAAGATGGCCTG GTCTGCGGGGTGTGGCGGGCAGTACCTCGGTTGTCCCTGCGACTCCTTAGGGCAGAGCAGCTGTATGTGGCACTTGTGACACCCAGTCACCCTTCAGGGGAGGTCTGGGGACCTCTCATTCGGCACCGGGCCCTGGCTGCAG AGACCTTCAGTGCTATCCTGACCGTGGAAGGCCCCCCACAGCTCGGCATAGGGGGCATCGCCCTACTCACTCTCAGTGACACAGAGGACTCCTTGCACTTCCTGCTGCTCTTCCGTGGACTCCTGGAGTCTAGGAGTGGGG GACCAGCCCAGGTTCCCCTGCGGCTCCGGATTCTACACCAGGGGAAGTTACTGCGAGAGCTCCAAGCCAATGCCTCAGCCCAG gaAACAGGCTTTGCTGAAGTGCTGCCCAACCTGACAGCCCAGGAGATGGACTGGCTGGTGCTGGGGGAGCTGAAGATGGCCCTGGAGAGGGCAAGTGGGCCAGGGCTACGCATCAGTGGACATATTGCTGCCAGGCAGAGCTGCGATG TCCTGCAAAGTGTCCTTTGCGGGGCGGATGCCCTGACTCCAGTTCAGACGGGTGCAGCGGGCTCAGCCAGCCTTACACTGCTAGGAAACGGCTCCCTGATCTACCAA GTACAGGTGGTAGGTACAGACAGTGAAGTGGTGGCCATGACGCTGGAGACCAAGCCTCAGCGGAGGAACCAGCACACTGTCCTATGCCACATGGTTGGACTCCAACCAGGAGGACACAGG GCCGTGGGTATCTGCCCTGGGCTGGGTGCCCGGGGGGCTCATATGCTGCTGCAGAACGAGCTGTTCCTGAACGTGGGCACCAAGGACTTTCCAGATGGAGAGCTGCGGGGCCACGTGGCTGCCCTGCCCTACAGTGGGCACAGCGCCCGCCATGACA CATTGCCTGTGCCCCTGGCAGGAGCCCTGGTGTTGCCCCCGGTGCAGAGCCAGGCAGCAGGGCATGCCTGGCTCTCTCTGGACACCCACTGTCACCTGCACTATGAAGTGCTGCTGGCAGGGCTTGGTGGCTCAGAACAGGGCACCATCACTGCCCACCTCCTCGGGCCTCCTGGAATGCCGGGGCCCCGGCGACTGCTGAAGGGATTCTACGGCCCGGAG GCCCAGGGTGTGGTGAAGGACCTGGAGCCCGAGCTGCTGCGGCACCTGGCTCAGGGCTCTGCCTCTCTGCTGATCAccaccaagggaagccctcaagggGAGCTGCGAGGGCAG GTGCACATTGCCAACCAATGCGAGGTGGGCGGCCTGCGCCTGGCGGCAGCAGGGGACAAAGAAGTGCAGGCGCCTGGGGCTCTGGAGGCAGTGGCGGCCATGGTGGCCCCACTGCCCGCTGTGCCGGGCCCAGACACCCCAGCGCCAGCCAAACCAGGTGGCCCCGGTCGGCTTCGCGACCCCAACACCTGCTTCTTCGAGGGGCAGCAGCGCCCCCATGGGTCTCGCTGGGCTCCTAACTATGACCCGCTCTGCTCGCTCTGCACCTGCCAG AGACGCACGGTGATTTGTGACCCCGTGGTGTGCCCGCCACCCAGCTGTCCAAGCCCGGTGCAGGCACCGGATCAGTGCTGCCCTGTGTGCCCGG AGAAACAAGATGTCAAAGACCTCCCCGGGCTGCCAAGGAACAGGGACCCTGGTGAAG GCTGCTATTTTGATGGTGACCGGAGTTGGCGGGCAGCAGGCACCCGGTGGCACCCTGTCGTTCCCCCATTTGGCTTAATTAAGTGTGCTGTCTGCACCTGCAAG GGGGACACCGGAGAGGTGCATTGTGAGAAGGTGCAATGTCCCCGGCTGGCCTGTGCCCAGCCTGTCCGTGCCAACCCCACTGACTGCTGCAAGCAGTGTCCAG TGGGGTCAGGGGCGCACCCCCAACTGGGGGACCCCATGCAGGCTGATGGGCCCCGAGGCTGCCGTTTCGCAGGGCAGTGGTTCCCAGAGAGCCAGAGCTGGCACCCTTCGGTGCCCCCCTTTGGGGAGATGAGCTGTATTACCTGCAGATGTGGG GCAGGGGTGCCCCACTGTGAGCGGGATGACTGTTCACCGCCACTGTCCTGCGGCCCAGGGAAGGAGAGCCGCTGCTGCTCCCACTGCACACCCCGGCGGCGGT CCTCAGAGACCAGGACAGTCCCAGAGCTTGGGAAAGAAGATGAAGGCTCCTAG
- the CHRD gene encoding chordin isoform X2 — translation MPSLPAPPAPLLLLGLLLLGSRPARGAGPEHPALPIRPEKEPLPIRGAAGCSFGGKVYALDETWHPDLGEPFGVMRCVLCACEVPQWGRRARGAGRVSCKNIKPECPTLACGQPRQLPGHCCQTCPQEHSSPEKQPTGLAFEYPRDPEHRSYSDRGEPGAEDRGRGDGHTDFVALLTGPRSQAVARARVSLQRSSLRFSISYRRLDRPTRIRFSDSTGSILFEHPAAPTQDGLVCGVWRAVPRLSLRLLRAEQLYVALVTPSHPSGEVWGPLIRHRALAAETFSAILTVEGPPQLGIGGIALLTLSDTEDSLHFLLLFRGLLESRSGGPAQVPLRLRILHQGKLLRELQANASAQETGFAEVLPNLTAQEMDWLVLGELKMALERASGPGLRISGHIAARQSCDVLQSVLCGADALTPVQTGAAGSASLTLLGNGSLIYQVQVVGTDSEVVAMTLETKPQRRNQHTVLCHMVGLQPGGHRAVGICPGLGARGAHMLLQNELFLNVGTKDFPDGELRGHVAALPYSGHSARHDTLPVPLAGALVLPPVQSQAAGHAWLSLDTHCHLHYEVLLAGLGGSEQGTITAHLLGPPGMPGPRRLLKGFYGPEAQGVVKDLEPELLRHLAQGSASLLITTKGSPQGELRGQVHIANQCEVGGLRLAAAGDKEVQAPGALEAVAAMVAPLPAVPGPDTPAPAKPGGPGRLRDPNTCFFEGQQRPHGSRWAPNYDPLCSLCTCQRRTVICDPVVCPPPSCPSPVQAPDQCCPVCPEKQDVKDLPGLPRNRDPGEGCYFDGDRSWRAAGTRWHPVVPPFGLIKCAVCTCKGDTGEVHCEKVQCPRLACAQPVRANPTDCCKQCPVGSGAHPQLGDPMQADGPRGCRFAGQWFPESQSWHPSVPPFGEMSCITCRCGAGVPHCERDDCSPPLSCGPGKESRCCSHCTPRRRSASETRTVPELGKEDEGS, via the exons ATGCCGAGCCTCCCGGCCCCGCCGGCCCCGCTGCTGCTCCTCGGGCTGCTGCTGCTCGGCTCCCGGCCGGCCCGCGGCGCCGGCCCCGAGCACCCCGCGCTGCCTATCCGGCCCGAGAAGGAGCCGCTGCCCATTCGGGGAGCAGCAG GCTGCTCCTTCGGCGGGAAGGTCTATGCCTTGGACGAGACGTGGCACCCGGACCTGGGGGAGCCCTTCGGGGTGATGCGCTGCGTGCTGTGCGCCTGCGAGGTG CCTCAATGGGGTCGCCGCGCAAGGGGCGCAGGTAGGGTCAGCTGCAAGAATATCAAACCCGAGTGCCCAACCCTGGCCTGTGGGCAGCCGCGCCAGCTGCCTGGACACTGCTGCCAGACCTGCCCCCAGG AGCACAGCAGTCCGGAAAAGCAGCCGACGGGCCTGGCCTTCGAGTATCCACGCGACCCAGAGCACCGAAGCTACAGCGACCGCGGGGAGCCAGGAGCTGAGGATCGGGGGCGTGGAGACGGCCACACGG ACTTCGTGGCGCTGCTGACAGGGCCAAGGTCGCAAGCGGTGGCACGGGCTCGAGTGTCGCTGCAGCGCTCCAGTCTGCGGTTCTCCATCTCCTACCGGCg GCTGGACCGCCCTACCCGAATCCGCTTCTCTGACTCCACTGGCAGCATCCTGTTTGAACACCCTGCAGCCCCCACCCAAGATGGCCTG GTCTGCGGGGTGTGGCGGGCAGTACCTCGGTTGTCCCTGCGACTCCTTAGGGCAGAGCAGCTGTATGTGGCACTTGTGACACCCAGTCACCCTTCAGGGGAGGTCTGGGGACCTCTCATTCGGCACCGGGCCCTGGCTGCAG AGACCTTCAGTGCTATCCTGACCGTGGAAGGCCCCCCACAGCTCGGCATAGGGGGCATCGCCCTACTCACTCTCAGTGACACAGAGGACTCCTTGCACTTCCTGCTGCTCTTCCGTGGACTCCTGGAGTCTAGGAGTGGGG GACCAGCCCAGGTTCCCCTGCGGCTCCGGATTCTACACCAGGGGAAGTTACTGCGAGAGCTCCAAGCCAATGCCTCAGCCCAG gaAACAGGCTTTGCTGAAGTGCTGCCCAACCTGACAGCCCAGGAGATGGACTGGCTGGTGCTGGGGGAGCTGAAGATGGCCCTGGAGAGGGCAAGTGGGCCAGGGCTACGCATCAGTGGACATATTGCTGCCAGGCAGAGCTGCGATG TCCTGCAAAGTGTCCTTTGCGGGGCGGATGCCCTGACTCCAGTTCAGACGGGTGCAGCGGGCTCAGCCAGCCTTACACTGCTAGGAAACGGCTCCCTGATCTACCAA GTACAGGTGGTAGGTACAGACAGTGAAGTGGTGGCCATGACGCTGGAGACCAAGCCTCAGCGGAGGAACCAGCACACTGTCCTATGCCACATGGTTGGACTCCAACCAGGAGGACACAGG GCCGTGGGTATCTGCCCTGGGCTGGGTGCCCGGGGGGCTCATATGCTGCTGCAGAACGAGCTGTTCCTGAACGTGGGCACCAAGGACTTTCCAGATGGAGAGCTGCGGGGCCACGTGGCTGCCCTGCCCTACAGTGGGCACAGCGCCCGCCATGACA CATTGCCTGTGCCCCTGGCAGGAGCCCTGGTGTTGCCCCCGGTGCAGAGCCAGGCAGCAGGGCATGCCTGGCTCTCTCTGGACACCCACTGTCACCTGCACTATGAAGTGCTGCTGGCAGGGCTTGGTGGCTCAGAACAGGGCACCATCACTGCCCACCTCCTCGGGCCTCCTGGAATGCCGGGGCCCCGGCGACTGCTGAAGGGATTCTACGGCCCGGAG GCCCAGGGTGTGGTGAAGGACCTGGAGCCCGAGCTGCTGCGGCACCTGGCTCAGGGCTCTGCCTCTCTGCTGATCAccaccaagggaagccctcaagggGAGCTGCGAGGGCAG GTGCACATTGCCAACCAATGCGAGGTGGGCGGCCTGCGCCTGGCGGCAGCAGGGGACAAAGAAGTGCAGGCGCCTGGGGCTCTGGAGGCAGTGGCGGCCATGGTGGCCCCACTGCCCGCTGTGCCGGGCCCAGACACCCCAGCGCCAGCCAAACCAGGTGGCCCCGGTCGGCTTCGCGACCCCAACACCTGCTTCTTCGAGGGGCAGCAGCGCCCCCATGGGTCTCGCTGGGCTCCTAACTATGACCCGCTCTGCTCGCTCTGCACCTGCCAG AGACGCACGGTGATTTGTGACCCCGTGGTGTGCCCGCCACCCAGCTGTCCAAGCCCGGTGCAGGCACCGGATCAGTGCTGCCCTGTGTGCCCGG AGAAACAAGATGTCAAAGACCTCCCCGGGCTGCCAAGGAACAGGGACCCTGGTGAAG GCTGCTATTTTGATGGTGACCGGAGTTGGCGGGCAGCAGGCACCCGGTGGCACCCTGTCGTTCCCCCATTTGGCTTAATTAAGTGTGCTGTCTGCACCTGCAAG GGGGACACCGGAGAGGTGCATTGTGAGAAGGTGCAATGTCCCCGGCTGGCCTGTGCCCAGCCTGTCCGTGCCAACCCCACTGACTGCTGCAAGCAGTGTCCAG TGGGGTCAGGGGCGCACCCCCAACTGGGGGACCCCATGCAGGCTGATGGGCCCCGAGGCTGCCGTTTCGCAGGGCAGTGGTTCCCAGAGAGCCAGAGCTGGCACCCTTCGGTGCCCCCCTTTGGGGAGATGAGCTGTATTACCTGCAGATGTGGG GCAGGGGTGCCCCACTGTGAGCGGGATGACTGTTCACCGCCACTGTCCTGCGGCCCAGGGAAGGAGAGCCGCTGCTGCTCCCACTGCACACCCCGGCGGCGGT CAGCCTCAGAGACCAGGACAGTCCCAGAGCTTGGGAAAGAAGATGAAGGCTCCTAG
- the CHRD gene encoding chordin isoform X1, with product MPSLPAPPAPLLLLGLLLLGSRPARGAGPEHPALPIRPEKEPLPIRGAAGCSFGGKVYALDETWHPDLGEPFGVMRCVLCACEVPQWGRRARGAGRVSCKNIKPECPTLACGQPRQLPGHCCQTCPQEHSSPEKQPTGLAFEYPRDPEHRSYSDRGEPGAEDRGRGDGHTDFVALLTGPRSQAVARARVSLQRSSLRFSISYRRLDRPTRIRFSDSTGSILFEHPAAPTQDGLVCGVWRAVPRLSLRLLRAEQLYVALVTPSHPSGEVWGPLIRHRALAAETFSAILTVEGPPQLGIGGIALLTLSDTEDSLHFLLLFRGLLESRSGGPAQVPLRLRILHQGKLLRELQANASAQETGFAEVLPNLTAQEMDWLVLGELKMALERASGPGLRISGHIAARQSCDVLQSVLCGADALTPVQTGAAGSASLTLLGNGSLIYQVQVVGTDSEVVAMTLETKPQRRNQHTVLCHMVGLQPGGHRAVGICPGLGARGAHMLLQNELFLNVGTKDFPDGELRGHVAALPYSGHSARHDTLPVPLAGALVLPPVQSQAAGHAWLSLDTHCHLHYEVLLAGLGGSEQGTITAHLLGPPGMPGPRRLLKGFYGPEAQGVVKDLEPELLRHLAQGSASLLITTKGSPQGELRGQVHIANQCEVGGLRLAAAGDKEVQAPGALEAVAAMVAPLPAVPGPDTPAPAKPGGPGRLRDPNTCFFEGQQRPHGSRWAPNYDPLCSLCTCQRRTVICDPVVCPPPSCPSPVQAPDQCCPVCPEKQDVKDLPGLPRNRDPGEGCYFDGDRSWRAAGTRWHPVVPPFGLIKCAVCTCKGDTGEVHCEKVQCPRLACAQPVRANPTDCCKQCPVGSGAHPQLGDPMQADGPRGCRFAGQWFPESQSWHPSVPPFGEMSCITCRCGQAGVPHCERDDCSPPLSCGPGKESRCCSHCTPRRRSASETRTVPELGKEDEGS from the exons ATGCCGAGCCTCCCGGCCCCGCCGGCCCCGCTGCTGCTCCTCGGGCTGCTGCTGCTCGGCTCCCGGCCGGCCCGCGGCGCCGGCCCCGAGCACCCCGCGCTGCCTATCCGGCCCGAGAAGGAGCCGCTGCCCATTCGGGGAGCAGCAG GCTGCTCCTTCGGCGGGAAGGTCTATGCCTTGGACGAGACGTGGCACCCGGACCTGGGGGAGCCCTTCGGGGTGATGCGCTGCGTGCTGTGCGCCTGCGAGGTG CCTCAATGGGGTCGCCGCGCAAGGGGCGCAGGTAGGGTCAGCTGCAAGAATATCAAACCCGAGTGCCCAACCCTGGCCTGTGGGCAGCCGCGCCAGCTGCCTGGACACTGCTGCCAGACCTGCCCCCAGG AGCACAGCAGTCCGGAAAAGCAGCCGACGGGCCTGGCCTTCGAGTATCCACGCGACCCAGAGCACCGAAGCTACAGCGACCGCGGGGAGCCAGGAGCTGAGGATCGGGGGCGTGGAGACGGCCACACGG ACTTCGTGGCGCTGCTGACAGGGCCAAGGTCGCAAGCGGTGGCACGGGCTCGAGTGTCGCTGCAGCGCTCCAGTCTGCGGTTCTCCATCTCCTACCGGCg GCTGGACCGCCCTACCCGAATCCGCTTCTCTGACTCCACTGGCAGCATCCTGTTTGAACACCCTGCAGCCCCCACCCAAGATGGCCTG GTCTGCGGGGTGTGGCGGGCAGTACCTCGGTTGTCCCTGCGACTCCTTAGGGCAGAGCAGCTGTATGTGGCACTTGTGACACCCAGTCACCCTTCAGGGGAGGTCTGGGGACCTCTCATTCGGCACCGGGCCCTGGCTGCAG AGACCTTCAGTGCTATCCTGACCGTGGAAGGCCCCCCACAGCTCGGCATAGGGGGCATCGCCCTACTCACTCTCAGTGACACAGAGGACTCCTTGCACTTCCTGCTGCTCTTCCGTGGACTCCTGGAGTCTAGGAGTGGGG GACCAGCCCAGGTTCCCCTGCGGCTCCGGATTCTACACCAGGGGAAGTTACTGCGAGAGCTCCAAGCCAATGCCTCAGCCCAG gaAACAGGCTTTGCTGAAGTGCTGCCCAACCTGACAGCCCAGGAGATGGACTGGCTGGTGCTGGGGGAGCTGAAGATGGCCCTGGAGAGGGCAAGTGGGCCAGGGCTACGCATCAGTGGACATATTGCTGCCAGGCAGAGCTGCGATG TCCTGCAAAGTGTCCTTTGCGGGGCGGATGCCCTGACTCCAGTTCAGACGGGTGCAGCGGGCTCAGCCAGCCTTACACTGCTAGGAAACGGCTCCCTGATCTACCAA GTACAGGTGGTAGGTACAGACAGTGAAGTGGTGGCCATGACGCTGGAGACCAAGCCTCAGCGGAGGAACCAGCACACTGTCCTATGCCACATGGTTGGACTCCAACCAGGAGGACACAGG GCCGTGGGTATCTGCCCTGGGCTGGGTGCCCGGGGGGCTCATATGCTGCTGCAGAACGAGCTGTTCCTGAACGTGGGCACCAAGGACTTTCCAGATGGAGAGCTGCGGGGCCACGTGGCTGCCCTGCCCTACAGTGGGCACAGCGCCCGCCATGACA CATTGCCTGTGCCCCTGGCAGGAGCCCTGGTGTTGCCCCCGGTGCAGAGCCAGGCAGCAGGGCATGCCTGGCTCTCTCTGGACACCCACTGTCACCTGCACTATGAAGTGCTGCTGGCAGGGCTTGGTGGCTCAGAACAGGGCACCATCACTGCCCACCTCCTCGGGCCTCCTGGAATGCCGGGGCCCCGGCGACTGCTGAAGGGATTCTACGGCCCGGAG GCCCAGGGTGTGGTGAAGGACCTGGAGCCCGAGCTGCTGCGGCACCTGGCTCAGGGCTCTGCCTCTCTGCTGATCAccaccaagggaagccctcaagggGAGCTGCGAGGGCAG GTGCACATTGCCAACCAATGCGAGGTGGGCGGCCTGCGCCTGGCGGCAGCAGGGGACAAAGAAGTGCAGGCGCCTGGGGCTCTGGAGGCAGTGGCGGCCATGGTGGCCCCACTGCCCGCTGTGCCGGGCCCAGACACCCCAGCGCCAGCCAAACCAGGTGGCCCCGGTCGGCTTCGCGACCCCAACACCTGCTTCTTCGAGGGGCAGCAGCGCCCCCATGGGTCTCGCTGGGCTCCTAACTATGACCCGCTCTGCTCGCTCTGCACCTGCCAG AGACGCACGGTGATTTGTGACCCCGTGGTGTGCCCGCCACCCAGCTGTCCAAGCCCGGTGCAGGCACCGGATCAGTGCTGCCCTGTGTGCCCGG AGAAACAAGATGTCAAAGACCTCCCCGGGCTGCCAAGGAACAGGGACCCTGGTGAAG GCTGCTATTTTGATGGTGACCGGAGTTGGCGGGCAGCAGGCACCCGGTGGCACCCTGTCGTTCCCCCATTTGGCTTAATTAAGTGTGCTGTCTGCACCTGCAAG GGGGACACCGGAGAGGTGCATTGTGAGAAGGTGCAATGTCCCCGGCTGGCCTGTGCCCAGCCTGTCCGTGCCAACCCCACTGACTGCTGCAAGCAGTGTCCAG TGGGGTCAGGGGCGCACCCCCAACTGGGGGACCCCATGCAGGCTGATGGGCCCCGAGGCTGCCGTTTCGCAGGGCAGTGGTTCCCAGAGAGCCAGAGCTGGCACCCTTCGGTGCCCCCCTTTGGGGAGATGAGCTGTATTACCTGCAGATGTGGG CAGGCAGGGGTGCCCCACTGTGAGCGGGATGACTGTTCACCGCCACTGTCCTGCGGCCCAGGGAAGGAGAGCCGCTGCTGCTCCCACTGCACACCCCGGCGGCGGT CAGCCTCAGAGACCAGGACAGTCCCAGAGCTTGGGAAAGAAGATGAAGGCTCCTAG